GGCGCCGACAACATGCAAGGACGCCTGCTCACTAGTTCCAtctctataaaattaaaaaaaaaaagtacttatgacgtaataatgtttttttttcattgcagTTTGTGCATTATTTAGCTGGACATGGCCTCTTGCATGAGCTTGGCGTGGATTGGAATTCACACAATAATTCATCAAATCATCTTTATCTTTACTCTTTACTTAAAATATAACTGGTcgatttctatacatttattcacaatttgagattttacttataccatttgtaacaagatctagaatctatacttataatacgacttctgtacattttgtacattctgtacattgaagatatttcgaaaatttttgttggggggcattatataaacGATACTGGagctaaaaaaattttttttcgattttttgtctgtctgtctgtcctttttttgttattcgggcatcatgctgaaactactgaatgaattcaaatgaaacttggcacggtttaagaccataatacggagaaggttataggatactttttttgcgaaaataaaatgagaagggggtgatataggggttgaaagtttgtatggaaagtccttcatttttagagttacagtttcaaaatttgttcataaatcatcaaaaaaatacaatttaatgtacttcataaatttttaaaattcaacccagtaaagtggtgaaataaggcttgaaagtttacattgatttccaaacggacgaagtcgcgggcgtccgctagtacagtaataatttgttagattcacagattaaagaataattggCAGATAGAGCACACGGAACACGGCAgcgatgcagccattccaaatgcaaattcaaaaatcaatacatttacGAGTTAGTCAGAGTTACGACACAAAGCTTCGCAACAGTAACCTCCAATttccaatattattcaagaaattaaatatgtgcttatgtttttaaatattttaaaaagtgttacaAAAATTAACACGTTCGCAGCGGTACGAGaataattgacctcgtaagacTAGTGTCTTCAAGAGTATCGCACCACAtgaagttttagtatgaggtcaaaaaacctcgtaacgcagaggaaagtacagaaaaatcagtgccgcagcgaacgtgttagaATTAAGATAGTGTGTTTTATAAAggtattattgattattatattaatttacgtaattgttgttagtgttaaattttgaaatacaaattatgaaaacgttTGTACCTTGCGGATGTCAACgagacgtttgtttttttttattgttttcaccCGTCACCGGCTTCACCGCGCGACTTTTAAAGACTAATTCtttatcattctctattctgtggttAGATTGCCattatatttgtgtgatgagcatgttttccagtgtctgtgtgtatttatacattatataagtatatatataagtattttgtatgtagtatataattgtatattaatattataatatcaactatcttagtactactctgtatgcttactttggggctagatagtgatgtgtatttatttatttattgatttacaaacttacactaaCATAACAGGTCATCCCCAATTCACTAGTGTAGCCATATACAATTTACAAGtaacaaaaaactaaaacaataaaaagtcaaaaatttattttacctaggTACTATAACAAATAACCCACTGGGCAGCCTTTGTGAGTTCACTcaaagtataattaaataaatctttattgtCAGTGACGATGTTGAGAGTGCTTTTAGTGTttagtattgtttaagtataatagaatagaaataaaataacacaagctggaatgattaaactgtatttcaaataacttattactcattcttaaacaaatcgttactttggtagatggataatacattaattaaatttacttaacgccactagaggtgaggcgtatatactggagcaggtcttaacactaggtttgttggaagacgtatggcgtgcgagtacggagcagggacatatacacgtattaagcgtatttagaagtaccgagtaccgaggagcgcaagacgtcaacggagtgcgagtccaatactcgcaaatactctaacggtccaaccaatgcgggacgtgttcagagacgcgttcgattagtaatgtgtgagtgagagacttctatcaatgccgaaagaaaatagactttgttgtctagacataagaccggtttttcaacgcaataaacacttcatactccaacagacaaaacatcgcgagacgcgttcccggacgcgttcgtttaagaatgtgtgagtgacgtcccattgccgatgaaaaattgtctttactttatcaaacataagaccgattttttaacgcagtatacacttaatactcttaatactccaatatttggagtccctgattttaatccttattttaaaaacataatgtttatttgttttagtatgattatttatccgctaaagtaacaagttaatgtaacccgacagtatcatgaggtaatattaaaagaaataagtaaataataaaattaaattgaaattaatgactgaaatatttttgtttgcaaatttttttcttttttttgtggattataaaaaccaaaaatagttgaagaaaccaattgaaaaaaacaaaataaaaagacaaaaaagattttctgttacccgggatcgaactcaggaatCAATTTTTTTGTACCTTGCGTACATACCACAAGTCCAAATGACTACGTAGAACtcgtttgaaattaatgtacgcttagtatcagataatatgacgtaaaatcgctggccactgagtatttaggagtacgtatctattctataggtcctaatggctcgtacttctaaatactcgtggagctagtctttggagcgcgtctctcggcgtactcgtactcgtaacactcagtacgcgttttagcgagtacgactcacctctaAACGCCACTTAATCACATGTCCACCTCTTTTTCCTAGAGTATAGACCACAATACCCAAccaaacctcagaataaaactataatcattaataaacagtacagattaaaatatttatctggaagaaggagtttttatatgttgtcttatgtatttataattatttaaataattaaaaatctaacaagtatatttataaaaaaaatattaagtactcACTCTCATTGGGATGCTTGCAGTGGAACTGTCTGAGGTGGCACACACTCAGAAAAGTGCGGTGTATGTTGTGTTGACATCGCGCACACACCATCACTCGTCTAGCGGGACACTCCGCGGGACAATTGTCTTTATATTCCACGTTCTTTgctggtaaaataaaaaaaatgtctgccaGCTCCGACGCACTCTTTGCTGGAGTGGAGTTTACTCTtgcagagggcctagtggcagtttgatactgttaatatcgcgttaacgtaaacgccaatctctaaggaattgaaacagcgccatctattggcactactgcacaactttttcaattccatataaattataaatattggaaactgccactaggcacacagatcgactgtctaaataggtgtatctTACAGCATACACCATGTACGTCTCGATACTACGCCtgaaagtgaaaggtgcgcagaataggttttATACCGTTAAAAGTTACTCTCCCATTGTTACTCTGAACTCTGTTTAACCATTTTATTTATGCTTAAGCTAAACTTCTTTGCTCGACCTGAAGAGTAAGCTGTTGCATtcgttacaaaaagtgtaatcgaaaTAACATACAgagagcctagtggcagtttgatactgtcacgtaacgtaaacgcgaatttctaaggaattgaaacagcgccatctagtggcactaatgcacaactgtttcaattccatataaattcgcgtttacgtcaacgcgatagtaacagtatgaaaatattgaaaactcgcaCTAGGCacataataatgtatatgtaataAATCGTTCTACTCATTAGACGAATTTTTCGATagataaattttgatttgatttattttgtgtaatctaATACTAATGCATGATTCTcttataattttctattatatctgactattaaaataacatgtcTTCCTGCGGTAGATCGTAATTTCATTTGGACATATtttcgtataatttaattttaattatgtagatatatttaaatgtcaatcttaattgtatttattttattagtaacaattataacattgtaagtaaataatattacttaaacagtgctttataaaattgtaaaatttgcacaccatgttaatggtaatacactgtgactaattatatttgtaaaacaccatttgtatacgtgtattaggcaaataaaatttcatttcatttcatttcataaatcTACTTAGACAGTCGTATATAATAGGTGTATGTTACAGCATACACTATGTCTTAATaatacgcctgaaaagtgaatgGTGCGCAGAATAGGCAGAATAGGTTTTATACCGTTAAACGTTACTCTCCCATTGTTACTCTGTAGCATtcgttacaaaaagtgtaatctACATAACATACTGTTAAgttttaaaaacgccatctGTATTTTAGGACCAAAACATGTctcacattctagcaaataaattatttgatttgatttgtagtTTCACTGCTAAACTACGCAACACAAGTAAGCCCAGCGCCGAGTTTTCAATGTAGTATTTCAACGTCATAATAGTGAACTAACTAGAAGGAGCAAGTCCGACACAAAAGATGGCGCTACTAACCGCTAgatatttttaagtttctctttcatgtaatatttttttttggaataataGGTATAATGTTGTTTGGTATAGTAATAAAGGTGTTAAGGTGTTAACTTAACTGACAGACTTAGCAGATTTCCCACCGTAAGGTACATGGAAAACTGTCGCCtacttagataaataaaattatctatcgCTACCTTCATTTTCATCTGTTTTATCGTAATCAGGGTCAAAAATTATAGATTCGTTCTCTTCTCCgggtgatttaaatttttttggctGTTTGTTGCCTactgttttgtatttttcaaaatcctcTGGACTACCGTAGCTTATATCACCAATTTCTATTGTCTGCAAATAATAAGGCAAAAGTTTTAGTATTAATAATCctctttttaacccccgacgcaaaaagaggggtgttataagtttgacgtgtctgtctgtctctggcaccatagctcccgaacggatgaagcgatttcaatttagttttttttttgtatgaaaggtgactggacgacagcgtttttaacgtttggaaaatttaaaaaacacatgatttttaaattaagttttataagaaatcctttacttttattaattaataacgttatattttggacccttaaacgtactatacgaaattgatatggtttatattaaattttatatgagtcaactacttaTCCTATTGATCAATGATCAAAATTGCACCTTATAGGTTGAGTACTGTTGTAATAGCTACCTCAGTAGGTTCGTGATTTAAAGCATCATCTTTATTTTGTGCTTCCTCTTGGTCGTCGTGATAATCTTTTTTGAGCTTATCAGCACTAGCATCATGGAAGTCACCATTCTCTTCTTCAAGATCCTCAACACCCTTAACTGTTTTAGCATTTCCTTCATAACTTCCATATTTGAATTCTACATTAATGACTTGACTATCATCGTTTTCACTTCCCGcaaagtcatcattatcaccattttGGACGTTATAATTGATTATATCAATATAATCATCACCTTGATCATCCACATCATTATTTTGGTGCTTATCATCACCAATatcaatattatcatcatcctgCTCTTCTACAGCATCATCTCGATCATCCCCATTAATATTTTGGAGTTTATTACCAGTATCAATATTTTCGTCATCACGTTCTTCTATAACATTATCTCCATTGTTCTCATTCACGTCACCAGtatcataataatcatcataTTGCTctctatcatcattataattgtCATTTTGAAGTTTAACATCACcagtatcataatcatcataatgcTCTTCTGCAGCATCATCTCTATCATTGTTAAAATTGTCATTTTGAAGTTTCACATCACcagtatcataatcatcatcatcttgttCTTTTACAGTACTATCTCTATCCTCAACATCGTTGTCATTTTGGACTTTAACATCATCGCTATCATAATTTTCACATGGCTCAACACCTTCATTCAGATTAGAATTATCTtgaatattatcatcatcattaaactCTAAAGCATCATCTTCATTGTCATTTCTGTCATCAATATTATGAGAGCCTTCGGAGCTACCTTTAGGCCAAGAAGGATCTATCACTTTACGACTTGGATTTGAAGGAATTTTATgtaaatgttgtttatttttaaaattattggtgCCAGGGTGGGATGTAGAGCGAAAAGACGgaatacttgtattttttttggtcTCATGCTTGCAGTTGATCATAGGAACTATATCTGCATCTATACCTgagaaataaaatcaattttctaCAACTCACAGTTAATAGTATACTAGCAGACggcacgcggtttcacctgcgtggttcccgttatcatgagaatacagggataaaatatagcctatagcactcggggaaaGAGTAGCTTcataacagtgaaagaatttttcaaatcgctatCAGTAGTTACAGAgtgtattcaatgcaaacaaacaaacgaacaatgacatctttcctctttgtaatattactatgcactagcagacaccacgcggtttcacccgcgtagtttagTTACCTTTCACGTGTGAAATATATAGGGaatatataacctatgacactcacaaataacgtgactttctagtggtaaaagaattttcaaaagcgGTTCAGTAGATATGCCCCCtgcaatcctactaatattataaatgcgaaagtttgtatgtttggatgtttgttactctttaacgccgcaactactgaaccgatttggctgaaaattaaaataaaaatggattttactctggattaacacactggctactttttatcccgaaaaaaattatGGTTTCCTCGTATATATAGcctaacatatattttattcccgtattcctgacggaacgggaaccacgcgagtgaaaccgcgcggcgtctataAGTGTACTGTATTTTTTAGGTTAAACTCACctgtcgaatcagaaatgaggagatctgcagaagaaccaaagtcaccgacatagctcaacgagttgcgaagctgaagtggcaatgggcggggcatattgttcgaagagccgatggacgttggggtcacgaagtgctggaatggcgaccccgcactagtaagcgttggtcgccccccaccaggtggactgacgacatcaagcgatgtcaaggatgcaggcggctcagtgtcatgatgtttggaagtccctacaaaagacctatgtcctgcagtggactccatcggctgatatgatgatgatgaataataataataataataaagcctttttattccaatatcctcagtttttacattttacattgtgttagtgattacatttttttacaaatgtacttataatatagtGTTAGTTAATGTTAGTGTTTAACTTAGATCTAAATTATTTGGGATATGGACCCCattttgggtataggcctcccacAACCTTTTCCACCTGTCCTTGGCTTGGTCAATCCAATTTCTCCCCACTGCTTGAGCGATGTCGTCTTCCCATCGCTGCTTTGGTCTATGGACTTTTCTTTTACCTGATGGACCCTTCCATTTGGTTGTTTCTATTGTCCATCTTCTGTCAGAACAGCGTGCGATGTGACCAGCCCATTGCCATTTTATTGTCAgtgcctgatgatgatgaactcacCTGTTTTACACTTAGCATGCATTatttcgcatttatttattgcaaCAATGAAAATTTCTTCTTGTTTCTTGGAATTGTATTTAAGTTTGACGCACACTGGTGCGTCTGATGATATGCATTTTATGTTTTCGCAATTGTTTTTAGTTGTTTCTATTGTTCTATTTCCATTGGCTATTGTAAATGAGACTgaaagataattaaataaagtaaaaaagtatgtgtcagctccgacgcacgaatggagctTACTCTTTCAGATCTACTATCTACATAGGTACTATATACCATACAGGGGATAAGTAGGGActtaaccctacccctaccatgctcctaccctacccctaccctaccacgcgacgggagcttaaaaaatggagtaacttctcccgttttcccaacatttccattcactgctctgctcctattagtCGTGGTGTCCAATAAGTGTTATCAAACTTAAAAAGAGCGAATTCTTTGTCATCTAAACTATACTTTACTTCAAGTTTACAATAACTATTATTCAACTTGaacaataaaatgtaagtaatttCTACAATctacaatttttctattttttactaCCTACTTTTAATCCAAGCTTTTCGatataccctaccctacccctaccctaccacgcgacggaagcttaaaaaataaagtaacttctcccgttttcccaacatttcccttcactgctcctattgatcgtagcgtgatgaaaagtatactaaaacctgcccaggagtatgaagaataattgtaccaagtttcgttaaaatccgctgagtagtttttgtttctataaaaaacataaagacagacagacaaaaattttactgattgcatttttggcatcagtatcgatcactaatcaccctgtgatagttattttggaacaATATagtatttcatgtacagagttgacctctctacagatttattttaattatagatTTAGCACCGCCTTACATGATCAGTAAATcgcattaaatatttataaatctgtAAATAAATGACGGAGTTATGAATATCCTTTATAAAATCTGTTAAATTTTATGACTACGTACCTACCCAACAATAATTCAATAAGCCACAACCTCATTTTCGCtacataagaaattaaaaatgtttttctttttttttttcattgcgATTTGATTTGAACGATTGAAATGATACGGTGTACCggagttttattacaatttttacgtTTTTAATCAACGGTGtattactaactagcggacgctcgcaacttcgtccatgaaccatggactttttcgggatgaaaagtagcctttaagTTAATCCAgaatgaaatctatttccattccaaatttcagccaaatcgcttcagtagccgcagcgtaaaggaggaacaaacatacacacacacttacacacaaactttcgcctttataatattagtgatatGTTTTTATACTTAACCGACGTTgacagtttttctgtagtgtatttagcATCAGCACTGCACCCGTGTGAAATAGGGgtctatttcatcatcattatcaacccatattcggctcactgctgagctcgagtctcctctcggaatgagaagggttaagccatagatttacgagttggtaaaagggttaagccaatagtccactacgctagtccaatgcggattttcagacttcatatacgcagagaattaagaaaattctctgttaagcaggtttcatcacgatgtttttccttcatcgtttgatacaaagattacagtgtattggtttgagacacgtgatatttaatttcttaaaatgcacacaactgcaaagttggaggtgcatgagtattagtgttctgtgtgcccggaccggattcgaccatGCCGTTTTTTGCTGAAAAACATCGATGTCTTATGCGAAAGCTCAACAGCGATATTCATCACAAACCGAATATCGATTTTGGGTAACATCGACAATATAAGCACTGATAATTTAACAACActataaaatacatttgttcaaaattaaacacatgtttatatttattactagcggacccggtcaagcttcgttttgacataagtgcacttattctctatccctactctacccttctatacctctatccctaccctactcctaccctacccctaccctacccctaccctacccataccctacccctaccctacccctaccgcttgactcttaaacgtttgtatggaaaatagaaaagggcagtttttagagttttcccggaaattatttgattttttctcaccttttaaaccttccctatacctccacgaacattgcTCATGCGACTGTATATTGTCTGTGAACGTAGTGATTTTATACTCTTTGCTAATGTCAAagagtaaatttaaattaagctcTAATGTCTATGGCAGTGCGGCGGGGCGGgaacagtgttgccagaaggttacttttgtaaccttttaggtgattttttgactgtattggtaacttttaggttacattaataaaaaggttacttttacgtgatatttcggaatttttagaattaacttacaatttcgtatatctaaaacagaacggtcgttaaatcaacaaatgctcaagaactcatcgatgtttctgtgtcaatctcactttaaatgaagacgttacaattgacgttgcgaaataagcaagttgcagtcacattgaatttcttaaaaaaatcaagtatgaatttaagaaattaacgtctatTGTATTTTAGATCcttgctctttaattgtatttttcttatcccataagtaaaaggcaaacaatcagggccttacttaagatgattctatttactagtaaaatctccttcggtttgtagtaatttagtacttggctagtattcgtaaaagacggatattaaaaaaaaaacaaaattactttagcccccagaggctgaaatggtggtttagccatgctgttgaacgcaaaaagcaagagtagttagtcaaaaggttactttttacacaaaaaggttactttttttaatatttcgggtaacttctcataagatccaactggcaacactgggCGGGA
The DNA window shown above is from Bicyclus anynana chromosome 27, ilBicAnyn1.1, whole genome shotgun sequence and carries:
- the LOC112046954 gene encoding protein PFC0760c isoform X2, producing MHAKCKTGIDADIVPMINCKHETKKNTSIPSFRSTSHPGTNNFKNKQHLHKIPSNPSRKVIDPSWPKGSSEGSHNIDDRNDNEDDALEFNDDDNIQDNSNLNEGVEPCENYDSDDVKVQNDNDVEDRDSTVKEQDDDDYDTGDVKLQNDNFNNDRDDAAEEHYDDYDTGDVKLQNDNYNDDREQYDDYYDTGDVNENNGDNVIEERDDENIDTGNKLQNINGDDRDDAVEEQDDDNIDIGDDKHQNNDVDDQGDDYIDIINYNVQNGDNDDFAGSENDDSQVINVEFKYGSYEGNAKTVKGVEDLEEENGDFHDASADKLKKDYHDDQEEAQNKDDALNHEPTETIEIGDISYGSPEDFEKYKTVGNKQPKKFKSPGEENESIIFDPDYDKTDENEAKNVEYKDNCPAECPARRVMVCARCQHNIHRTFLSVCHLRQFHCKHPNEKMELVSRRPCMLSAPYLMDLPLSMAKQPDPGDEDTVLKFLRCKEKGRLKRDPRCKF
- the LOC112046954 gene encoding protein PFC0760c isoform X1, producing MESTAGHRSFVGTSKHHDTEPPASLTSLDVVSPPGGGRPTLTSAGSPFQHFVTPTSIGSSNNMPRPLPLQLRNSLSYVGDFGSSADLLISDSTGIDADIVPMINCKHETKKNTSIPSFRSTSHPGTNNFKNKQHLHKIPSNPSRKVIDPSWPKGSSEGSHNIDDRNDNEDDALEFNDDDNIQDNSNLNEGVEPCENYDSDDVKVQNDNDVEDRDSTVKEQDDDDYDTGDVKLQNDNFNNDRDDAAEEHYDDYDTGDVKLQNDNYNDDREQYDDYYDTGDVNENNGDNVIEERDDENIDTGNKLQNINGDDRDDAVEEQDDDNIDIGDDKHQNNDVDDQGDDYIDIINYNVQNGDNDDFAGSENDDSQVINVEFKYGSYEGNAKTVKGVEDLEEENGDFHDASADKLKKDYHDDQEEAQNKDDALNHEPTETIEIGDISYGSPEDFEKYKTVGNKQPKKFKSPGEENESIIFDPDYDKTDENEAKNVEYKDNCPAECPARRVMVCARCQHNIHRTFLSVCHLRQFHCKHPNEKMELVSRRPCMLSAPYLMDLPLSMAKQPDPGDEDTVLKFLRCKEKGRLKRDPRCKF
- the LOC112046954 gene encoding protein PFC0760c isoform X3 encodes the protein MESTAGHRSFVGTSKHHDTEPPASLTSLDVVSPPGGGRPTLTSAGSPFQHFVTPTSIGSSNNMPRPLPLQLRNSLSYVGDFGSSADLLISDSTGIDADIVPMINCKHETKKNTSIPSFRSTSHPGTNNFKNKQHLHKIPSNPSRKVIDPSWPKGSSEGSHNIDDRNDNEDDALEFNDDDNIQDNSNLNEGVEPCENYDSDDVKVQNDNDVEDRDSTVKEQDDDDYDTGDVKLQNDNFNNDRDDAAEEHYDDYDTGDVKLQNDNYNDDREQYDDYYDTGDVNENNGDNVIEERDDENIDTGNKLQNINGDDRDDAVEEQDDDNIDIGDDKHQNNDVDDQGDDYIDIINYNVQNGDNDDFAGSENDDSQVINVEFKYGSYEGNAKTVKGVEDLEEENGDFHDASADKLKKDYHDDQEEAQNKDDALNHEPTETIEIGDISYGSPEDFEKYKTVGNKQPKKFKSPGEENESIIFDPDYDKTDENEGPLQE